One Sulfolobus sp. S-194 DNA segment encodes these proteins:
- a CDS encoding DUF6036 family nucleotidyltransferase produces the protein MEKISEALQRLVEALEKANCKYVIVGGLVVIQYRKSRVTQDIDVVIDTDKVELLVSSLKDKGFEFSERKLLEAFKERSKVTLFFPKMSFFMLA, from the coding sequence GTGGAGAAGATCTCTGAGGCCCTACAGAGGTTAGTAGAAGCGTTAGAGAAAGCTAATTGTAAATACGTAATAGTAGGAGGTTTAGTTGTAATTCAGTATCGTAAAAGTAGAGTAACTCAAGATATTGATGTAGTTATAGATACCGATAAAGTAGAACTACTTGTCTCGTCACTAAAGGATAAAGGTTTTGAATTTTCAGAGCGTAAGTTATTAGAGGCTTTTAAAGAGAGGAGTAAAGTTACGTTATTTTTTCCGAAGATGTCTTTTTTCATGTTGGCTTAA
- a CDS encoding MFS transporter produces MSLNKQAIAFTSVISYALATYVLVAPAFTVNQFTLPQWLSFLIVSIPFGGRVMGALLYQRLVSMLGSRLTYLISIIALGLFSLGSSINFLGLLITLRLLVGIAFGIATSLAVEQAMRSGNKIIIALTMSGWAFGWIMGAFSYLELQNWSLIAISGVITIPFSLLYKALLNFKAEEVDFSLPSISSILIFFFSFEPAFALQLAPSIVEDEGGITWLILGYIISIPMYILMPTISRFLGETRTAIIYTSVSAISGILFFITSLPYILVIFTAFGLGMNAIAPRLASVYGATARSVGIALNTAALGGVVVPVIASLNIKIIASLFTAISMVILLVMAVKKRNAMYVEVSYR; encoded by the coding sequence ATGAGTTTAAACAAACAAGCAATTGCTTTTACATCAGTTATATCATACGCTTTAGCAACTTATGTATTAGTTGCACCGGCATTTACAGTAAATCAGTTTACTTTACCTCAATGGTTATCATTTTTAATAGTCTCTATACCGTTTGGCGGAAGAGTAATGGGGGCATTATTATATCAGAGACTAGTTTCAATGCTTGGGTCTAGGTTAACTTATTTAATATCAATCATTGCACTTGGACTTTTCTCTTTAGGTAGTAGCATTAACTTCTTAGGATTACTAATAACCTTGAGATTGTTAGTGGGAATTGCATTTGGAATAGCTACATCATTAGCTGTTGAGCAAGCAATGCGGAGTGGGAATAAGATAATAATTGCACTGACTATGAGTGGCTGGGCATTCGGATGGATAATGGGAGCATTTTCCTATTTAGAACTACAAAATTGGAGCTTAATTGCAATCTCTGGAGTAATCACCATACCTTTCTCGCTATTATATAAAGCTTTACTAAACTTTAAAGCAGAAGAAGTTGATTTCTCTTTACCTTCAATATCATCAATCTTAATTTTCTTCTTCTCCTTTGAACCAGCATTTGCATTACAATTAGCTCCTTCTATAGTTGAAGATGAAGGAGGAATTACTTGGTTAATTTTAGGATATATAATTTCAATACCAATGTATATATTAATGCCGACTATTTCGAGATTTTTAGGTGAAACAAGAACTGCTATAATATACACTTCAGTCTCAGCTATAAGCGGAATTCTATTCTTCATCACTTCATTGCCTTATATTTTAGTTATTTTCACGGCATTCGGATTAGGAATGAATGCTATCGCTCCCAGATTAGCTTCGGTATATGGAGCAACTGCTAGGAGTGTAGGAATAGCACTAAACACAGCGGCATTAGGAGGAGTTGTTGTCCCAGTAATTGCATCGTTAAATATTAAAATTATAGCCTCACTATTCACGGCGATTTCAATGGTGATCTTACTAGTTATGGCTGTGAAAAAAAGGAATGCAATGTATGTTGAAGTTAGTTATAGATGA
- the tnpA gene encoding IS200/IS605 family transposase, translated as MPKYRRDVLVGDVTEYTKEVLKSIAEELGCEIIALEVMPDHIHLFVNCPPRYAPSYLANYFKGKSARLVLKKFPELRKYTGGKLWTRSYFVSTAGNVSSETIRKYIEEQWVKEGEEDQHS; from the coding sequence ATTCCTAAGTACCGTAGAGACGTGTTAGTTGGAGATGTTACTGAATACACTAAAGAGGTTTTGAAATCAATTGCAGAAGAACTCGGTTGCGAAATAATAGCCCTTGAAGTAATGCCAGACCACATACACCTCTTCGTAAACTGCCCACCAAGATACGCACCATCATATCTAGCAAACTACTTCAAAGGAAAATCAGCTAGACTGGTTTTGAAGAAATTCCCAGAGCTAAGAAAATATACGGGAGGAAAACTCTGGACTAGAAGCTACTTCGTATCAACAGCTGGTAACGTATCAAGCGAGACAATAAGAAAATACATTGAGGAACAGTGGGTGAAGGAAGGCGAAGAGGACCAACATAGTTAA